One genomic region from Salvia hispanica cultivar TCC Black 2014 chromosome 2, UniMelb_Shisp_WGS_1.0, whole genome shotgun sequence encodes:
- the LOC125204336 gene encoding nuclear poly(A) polymerase 4-like isoform X2 — MVGSDSLSSLPSLSPPTAEKKQPPKQWGVTKPLSLAGPIDADIQRNKELEKFLVESGLYESAEESAKREAVLALLKQIVKDWVKELTRLRGYTDQMVEDANAVIFTFGSYRLGVHGPGADIDTLCIGPSYVNREEDFFFVLHDILAKMEEVSELHPVPDAHVPVMKFKLDGISIDLLYASISLLVIPDDLDISNISVLYDIDEPTVRSLNGCRVADQILKLVPNVKNFRITLKCLKFWAKRRGVYSNVMGFLGGVNWAILVARLCQFYPKANPSMLVSRFFRVYTLWRWPNPVMLSEIEDNELGFSVWDPRKNPWDRNHLMPIITPAYPCMNSSYNVSSSTLRVMAEQFQFAKEICEDIELNKLQWNALFEHYLFFESYKNYLQVDIIASDLDDLRSWRGWVESRLRQLTLMIERDTTGKLQCHPYPHDYVDSSKQCAHCVFFMGLQRKQGEVIQEGQQFDIRKTVDEFRHQINSYGYWKPGMDIYVSHVRRKQIPSYVFPEGYKRSRHTRSLSQQQVEKNSSEGNEGCRPESAERIPKRKKGCDGSEVDGSPEKRPSISPQRQVSVSPEFICSRDSLSGSCSPLFETTKEKPSVMVESLLVNEIAKEVVPVVTEDVQTRSNGNDLQFDDCDKEMNPNPIQMQSNQGMHCTEFSDASYIPSSGSSKYSVDRSSEDNAQLLMDNGCENGASILGDGLLEKLEPNEALAMVLKSGEGVGSEPVEKNVVSNRLSLTSSA, encoded by the exons ATGGTTGGATCGGATAGTTTGAGCTCATTGCCTTCTCTGTCGCCTCCGACGGCAGAGAAAAAGCAGCCGCCAAAGCAGTGGGGAGTGACCAAGCCCCTGTCGCTAGCTGGGCCGATTGATGCCGATATTCAGAGGaacaaggagttggagaag TTTTTGGTTGAGTCGGGGCTTTACGAGAGTGCGGAAGAATCTGCCAAAAGGGAAGCAGTTCTTGCGCTACTTAAGCAG ATTGTGAAAGATTGGGTGAAAGAGCTTACTCGGTTGAGGGGATACACCGATCAAATGGTTGAAGATGCCAATGctgttatttttacttttggtTCTTATAGACTTGGT GTCCATGGCCCTGGTGCAGACATTGATACTTTGTGTATTGGACCATCCTATGTTAACCGGGAG GAAGACTTCTTTTTTGTACTTCATGACATTTTGGCTAAGATGGAAGAAGTTTCTGAACTTCATCCAGTACCCGATGCTCATGTCCCTGTTATGAAATTCAAGCTTGATGGAATATCAATTGATCTTTTGTATGCAAGTATTTCACTCTTGGTCATTCCAGat GATTTGGACATCTCAAACATCTCTGTGCTGTATGACATAGACGAACCAACTGTTCGTAGTCTTAATGGATGCCGGGTAGCTGATCAAATTCTCAAACTTGTTCCAAATGTCAAG AACTTCCGGATCACTCTGAAATGCCTAAAGTTCTGGGCTAAGAGACGTGGTGTTTATTCAAAT GTGATGGGTTTTCTTGGTGGTGTGAACTGGGCAATTCTCGTTGCTCGGTTATGCCAATTTTATCCAAAAGCAAATCCTAGCATGCTTGTTTCTCGTTTCTTCAGAGTGTATACGTTGTGGCGCTGGCCAAATCCTGTGATGCTTAGTGAAATTGAGGATAATGAACTTGGGTTTTCTGTGTGGGATCCTCGTAAGAATCCTTGGGATCGAAATCATCTCATGCCAATCATAACCCCTGCCTACCCATGCATGAACTCCAGTTACAATGTTTCATCCAGTACTCTTCGGGTTATGGCAGAACAGTTTCAGTTTGCCAAAGAGATCTGTGAG GATATTGAGCTGAATAAGCTGCAGTGGAATGCTTTATTTGaacattatttattctttGAGAGCTATAAAAATTATCTACAGGTCGACATCATTGCTTCTGATCTTGATGACTTGCGTTCTTGGAGAGGCTGGGTTGAATCCCGTCTGAGACAGCTAACTTTGATG ATAGAGCGGGATACGACTGGGAAGTTACAGTGTCATCCTTACCCGCATGATTATGTTGATTCCTCAAAGCAGTGTGCTCATTGTGTCTTTTTCATGGGCTTACAAAGGAAGCAAGGGGAGGTTATTCAGGAAGGCCAACAGTTTGACATCCGTAAGACTGTTGATGAATTTAGACATCAAATAAACTCATACGGGTACTGGAAGCCTGGGATGGATATATATGTTTCTCATGTTCGTAGAAAGCAAATTCCTTCTTATGTGTTTCCAGAGGGCTACAAACGAAGTCGACATACGAGATCATTGAGTCAGCAACAAGTTGAAAAGAATTCTAGTGAAGGTAACGAGGGCTGCAGACCAGAATCTGCTGAGAGGATCCCAAAACGAAAGAAGGGCTGTGATGGATCAGAGGTGGACGGAAGTCCTGAGAAAAGACCCTCCATTAGTCCTCAGAGGCAGGTTTCAGTCTCGCCGGAATTTATTTGTTCGAGAGATTCATTGAGTGGCAGTTGCTCTCCACTGTTCGAAACAACAAAGGAGAAGCCATCGGTGATGGTAGAATCTCTCCTTGTGAATGAAATTGCCAAAGAAGTAGTTCCTGTTGTTACAGAGGATGTGCAAACCAGATCTAATGGAAATGACTTGCAGTTTGATGATTGTGATAAAGAGATGAATCCAAACCCAATACAGATGCAGTCAAACCAGGGGATGCATTGTACAGAATTTTCTGATGCTAGCTACATCCCAAGTTCTGGCTCTAGTAAATATTCGGTGGATAGATCGAGCGAAGATAATGCGCAGCTGCTTATGGATAATGGATGTGAGAATGGTGCTTCTATTCTTGGGGATGGACTACTGGAGAAGTTAGAG CCTAACGAAGCGCTTGCAATGGTTCTCAAATCTGGAGAGGGAGTTGGGTCCGAACCTGTTGAGAAGAACGTTGTGAG CAACAGGCTGAGTCTCACTTCATCTGCCTGA
- the LOC125204336 gene encoding nuclear poly(A) polymerase 4-like isoform X4, which yields MVGSDSLSSLPSLSPPTAEKKQPPKQWGVTKPLSLAGPIDADIQRNKELEKFLVESGLYESAEESAKREAVLALLKQIVKDWVKELTRLRGYTDQMVEDANAVIFTFGSYRLGVHGPGADIDTLCIGPSYVNREEDFFFVLHDILAKMEEVSELHPVPDAHVPVMKFKLDGISIDLLYASISLLVIPDDLDISNISVLYDIDEPTVRSLNGCRVADQILKLVPNVKNFRITLKCLKFWAKRRGVYSNVMGFLGGVNWAILVARLCQFYPKANPSMLVSRFFRVYTLWRWPNPVMLSEIEDNELGFSVWDPRKNPWDRNHLMPIITPAYPCMNSSYNVSSSTLRVMAEQFQFAKEICEDIELNKLQWNALFEHYLFFESYKNYLQVDIIASDLDDLRSWRGWVESRLRQLTLMIERDTTGKLQCHPYPHDYVDSSKQCAHCVFFMGLQRKQGEVIQEGQQFDIRKTVDEFRHQINSYGYWKPGMDIYVSHVRRKQIPSYVFPEGYKRSRHTRSLSQQQVEKNSSEGNEGCRPESAERIPKRKKGCDGSEVDGSPEKRPSISPQRQVSVSPEFICSRDSLSGSCSPLFETTKEKPSVMVESLLVNEIAKEVVPVVTEDVQTRSNGNDLQFDDCDKEMNPNPIQMQSNQGMHCTEFSDASYIPSSGSSKYSVDRSSEDNAQLLMDNGCENGASILGDGLLEKLEPNEALAMVLKSGEGVGSEPVEKNVVRLSLTSSA from the exons ATGGTTGGATCGGATAGTTTGAGCTCATTGCCTTCTCTGTCGCCTCCGACGGCAGAGAAAAAGCAGCCGCCAAAGCAGTGGGGAGTGACCAAGCCCCTGTCGCTAGCTGGGCCGATTGATGCCGATATTCAGAGGaacaaggagttggagaag TTTTTGGTTGAGTCGGGGCTTTACGAGAGTGCGGAAGAATCTGCCAAAAGGGAAGCAGTTCTTGCGCTACTTAAGCAG ATTGTGAAAGATTGGGTGAAAGAGCTTACTCGGTTGAGGGGATACACCGATCAAATGGTTGAAGATGCCAATGctgttatttttacttttggtTCTTATAGACTTGGT GTCCATGGCCCTGGTGCAGACATTGATACTTTGTGTATTGGACCATCCTATGTTAACCGGGAG GAAGACTTCTTTTTTGTACTTCATGACATTTTGGCTAAGATGGAAGAAGTTTCTGAACTTCATCCAGTACCCGATGCTCATGTCCCTGTTATGAAATTCAAGCTTGATGGAATATCAATTGATCTTTTGTATGCAAGTATTTCACTCTTGGTCATTCCAGat GATTTGGACATCTCAAACATCTCTGTGCTGTATGACATAGACGAACCAACTGTTCGTAGTCTTAATGGATGCCGGGTAGCTGATCAAATTCTCAAACTTGTTCCAAATGTCAAG AACTTCCGGATCACTCTGAAATGCCTAAAGTTCTGGGCTAAGAGACGTGGTGTTTATTCAAAT GTGATGGGTTTTCTTGGTGGTGTGAACTGGGCAATTCTCGTTGCTCGGTTATGCCAATTTTATCCAAAAGCAAATCCTAGCATGCTTGTTTCTCGTTTCTTCAGAGTGTATACGTTGTGGCGCTGGCCAAATCCTGTGATGCTTAGTGAAATTGAGGATAATGAACTTGGGTTTTCTGTGTGGGATCCTCGTAAGAATCCTTGGGATCGAAATCATCTCATGCCAATCATAACCCCTGCCTACCCATGCATGAACTCCAGTTACAATGTTTCATCCAGTACTCTTCGGGTTATGGCAGAACAGTTTCAGTTTGCCAAAGAGATCTGTGAG GATATTGAGCTGAATAAGCTGCAGTGGAATGCTTTATTTGaacattatttattctttGAGAGCTATAAAAATTATCTACAGGTCGACATCATTGCTTCTGATCTTGATGACTTGCGTTCTTGGAGAGGCTGGGTTGAATCCCGTCTGAGACAGCTAACTTTGATG ATAGAGCGGGATACGACTGGGAAGTTACAGTGTCATCCTTACCCGCATGATTATGTTGATTCCTCAAAGCAGTGTGCTCATTGTGTCTTTTTCATGGGCTTACAAAGGAAGCAAGGGGAGGTTATTCAGGAAGGCCAACAGTTTGACATCCGTAAGACTGTTGATGAATTTAGACATCAAATAAACTCATACGGGTACTGGAAGCCTGGGATGGATATATATGTTTCTCATGTTCGTAGAAAGCAAATTCCTTCTTATGTGTTTCCAGAGGGCTACAAACGAAGTCGACATACGAGATCATTGAGTCAGCAACAAGTTGAAAAGAATTCTAGTGAAGGTAACGAGGGCTGCAGACCAGAATCTGCTGAGAGGATCCCAAAACGAAAGAAGGGCTGTGATGGATCAGAGGTGGACGGAAGTCCTGAGAAAAGACCCTCCATTAGTCCTCAGAGGCAGGTTTCAGTCTCGCCGGAATTTATTTGTTCGAGAGATTCATTGAGTGGCAGTTGCTCTCCACTGTTCGAAACAACAAAGGAGAAGCCATCGGTGATGGTAGAATCTCTCCTTGTGAATGAAATTGCCAAAGAAGTAGTTCCTGTTGTTACAGAGGATGTGCAAACCAGATCTAATGGAAATGACTTGCAGTTTGATGATTGTGATAAAGAGATGAATCCAAACCCAATACAGATGCAGTCAAACCAGGGGATGCATTGTACAGAATTTTCTGATGCTAGCTACATCCCAAGTTCTGGCTCTAGTAAATATTCGGTGGATAGATCGAGCGAAGATAATGCGCAGCTGCTTATGGATAATGGATGTGAGAATGGTGCTTCTATTCTTGGGGATGGACTACTGGAGAAGTTAGAG CCTAACGAAGCGCTTGCAATGGTTCTCAAATCTGGAGAGGGAGTTGGGTCCGAACCTGTTGAGAAGAACGTTGTGAG GCTGAGTCTCACTTCATCTGCCTGA
- the LOC125204336 gene encoding nuclear poly(A) polymerase 4-like isoform X6: protein MVGSDSLSSLPSLSPPTAEKKQPPKQWGVTKPLSLAGPIDADIQRNKELEKFLVESGLYESAEESAKREAVLALLKQVHGPGADIDTLCIGPSYVNREEDFFFVLHDILAKMEEVSELHPVPDAHVPVMKFKLDGISIDLLYASISLLVIPDDLDISNISVLYDIDEPTVRSLNGCRVADQILKLVPNVKNFRITLKCLKFWAKRRGVYSNVMGFLGGVNWAILVARLCQFYPKANPSMLVSRFFRVYTLWRWPNPVMLSEIEDNELGFSVWDPRKNPWDRNHLMPIITPAYPCMNSSYNVSSSTLRVMAEQFQFAKEICEDIELNKLQWNALFEHYLFFESYKNYLQVDIIASDLDDLRSWRGWVESRLRQLTLMIERDTTGKLQCHPYPHDYVDSSKQCAHCVFFMGLQRKQGEVIQEGQQFDIRKTVDEFRHQINSYGYWKPGMDIYVSHVRRKQIPSYVFPEGYKRSRHTRSLSQQQVEKNSSEGNEGCRPESAERIPKRKKGCDGSEVDGSPEKRPSISPQRQVSVSPEFICSRDSLSGSCSPLFETTKEKPSVMVESLLVNEIAKEVVPVVTEDVQTRSNGNDLQFDDCDKEMNPNPIQMQSNQGMHCTEFSDASYIPSSGSSKYSVDRSSEDNAQLLMDNGCENGASILGDGLLEKLEPNEALAMVLKSGEGVGSEPVEKNVVRHVYHNLKTTG, encoded by the exons ATGGTTGGATCGGATAGTTTGAGCTCATTGCCTTCTCTGTCGCCTCCGACGGCAGAGAAAAAGCAGCCGCCAAAGCAGTGGGGAGTGACCAAGCCCCTGTCGCTAGCTGGGCCGATTGATGCCGATATTCAGAGGaacaaggagttggagaag TTTTTGGTTGAGTCGGGGCTTTACGAGAGTGCGGAAGAATCTGCCAAAAGGGAAGCAGTTCTTGCGCTACTTAAGCAG GTCCATGGCCCTGGTGCAGACATTGATACTTTGTGTATTGGACCATCCTATGTTAACCGGGAG GAAGACTTCTTTTTTGTACTTCATGACATTTTGGCTAAGATGGAAGAAGTTTCTGAACTTCATCCAGTACCCGATGCTCATGTCCCTGTTATGAAATTCAAGCTTGATGGAATATCAATTGATCTTTTGTATGCAAGTATTTCACTCTTGGTCATTCCAGat GATTTGGACATCTCAAACATCTCTGTGCTGTATGACATAGACGAACCAACTGTTCGTAGTCTTAATGGATGCCGGGTAGCTGATCAAATTCTCAAACTTGTTCCAAATGTCAAG AACTTCCGGATCACTCTGAAATGCCTAAAGTTCTGGGCTAAGAGACGTGGTGTTTATTCAAAT GTGATGGGTTTTCTTGGTGGTGTGAACTGGGCAATTCTCGTTGCTCGGTTATGCCAATTTTATCCAAAAGCAAATCCTAGCATGCTTGTTTCTCGTTTCTTCAGAGTGTATACGTTGTGGCGCTGGCCAAATCCTGTGATGCTTAGTGAAATTGAGGATAATGAACTTGGGTTTTCTGTGTGGGATCCTCGTAAGAATCCTTGGGATCGAAATCATCTCATGCCAATCATAACCCCTGCCTACCCATGCATGAACTCCAGTTACAATGTTTCATCCAGTACTCTTCGGGTTATGGCAGAACAGTTTCAGTTTGCCAAAGAGATCTGTGAG GATATTGAGCTGAATAAGCTGCAGTGGAATGCTTTATTTGaacattatttattctttGAGAGCTATAAAAATTATCTACAGGTCGACATCATTGCTTCTGATCTTGATGACTTGCGTTCTTGGAGAGGCTGGGTTGAATCCCGTCTGAGACAGCTAACTTTGATG ATAGAGCGGGATACGACTGGGAAGTTACAGTGTCATCCTTACCCGCATGATTATGTTGATTCCTCAAAGCAGTGTGCTCATTGTGTCTTTTTCATGGGCTTACAAAGGAAGCAAGGGGAGGTTATTCAGGAAGGCCAACAGTTTGACATCCGTAAGACTGTTGATGAATTTAGACATCAAATAAACTCATACGGGTACTGGAAGCCTGGGATGGATATATATGTTTCTCATGTTCGTAGAAAGCAAATTCCTTCTTATGTGTTTCCAGAGGGCTACAAACGAAGTCGACATACGAGATCATTGAGTCAGCAACAAGTTGAAAAGAATTCTAGTGAAGGTAACGAGGGCTGCAGACCAGAATCTGCTGAGAGGATCCCAAAACGAAAGAAGGGCTGTGATGGATCAGAGGTGGACGGAAGTCCTGAGAAAAGACCCTCCATTAGTCCTCAGAGGCAGGTTTCAGTCTCGCCGGAATTTATTTGTTCGAGAGATTCATTGAGTGGCAGTTGCTCTCCACTGTTCGAAACAACAAAGGAGAAGCCATCGGTGATGGTAGAATCTCTCCTTGTGAATGAAATTGCCAAAGAAGTAGTTCCTGTTGTTACAGAGGATGTGCAAACCAGATCTAATGGAAATGACTTGCAGTTTGATGATTGTGATAAAGAGATGAATCCAAACCCAATACAGATGCAGTCAAACCAGGGGATGCATTGTACAGAATTTTCTGATGCTAGCTACATCCCAAGTTCTGGCTCTAGTAAATATTCGGTGGATAGATCGAGCGAAGATAATGCGCAGCTGCTTATGGATAATGGATGTGAGAATGGTGCTTCTATTCTTGGGGATGGACTACTGGAGAAGTTAGAG CCTAACGAAGCGCTTGCAATGGTTCTCAAATCTGGAGAGGGAGTTGGGTCCGAACCTGTTGAGAAGAACGTTGTGAGGCATGTTTATCACAATTTGAAAA CAACAGGCTGA
- the LOC125204336 gene encoding nuclear poly(A) polymerase 4-like isoform X7 — protein sequence MVGSDSLSSLPSLSPPTAEKKQPPKQWGVTKPLSLAGPIDADIQRNKELEKFLVESGLYESAEESAKREAVLALLKQIVKDWVKELTRLRGYTDQMVEDANAVIFTFGSYRLGVHGPGADIDTLCIGPSYVNREEDFFFVLHDILAKMEEVSELHPVPDAHVPVMKFKLDGISIDLLYASISLLVIPDDLDISNISVLYDIDEPTVRSLNGCRVADQILKLVPNVKNFRITLKCLKFWAKRRGVYSNVMGFLGGVNWAILVARLCQFYPKANPSMLVSRFFRVYTLWRWPNPVMLSEIEDNELGFSVWDPRKNPWDRNHLMPIITPAYPCMNSSYNVSSSTLRVMAEQFQFAKEICEDIELNKLQWNALFEHYLFFESYKNYLQVDIIASDLDDLRSWRGWVESRLRQLTLMIERDTTGKLQCHPYPHDYVDSSKQCAHCVFFMGLQRKQGEVIQEGQQFDIQGYKRSRHTRSLSQQQVEKNSSEGNEGCRPESAERIPKRKKGCDGSEVDGSPEKRPSISPQRQVSVSPEFICSRDSLSGSCSPLFETTKEKPSVMVESLLVNEIAKEVVPVVTEDVQTRSNGNDLQFDDCDKEMNPNPIQMQSNQGMHCTEFSDASYIPSSGSSKYSVDRSSEDNAQLLMDNGCENGASILGDGLLEKLEPNEALAMVLKSGEGVGSEPVEKNVVRHVYHNLKTTG from the exons ATGGTTGGATCGGATAGTTTGAGCTCATTGCCTTCTCTGTCGCCTCCGACGGCAGAGAAAAAGCAGCCGCCAAAGCAGTGGGGAGTGACCAAGCCCCTGTCGCTAGCTGGGCCGATTGATGCCGATATTCAGAGGaacaaggagttggagaag TTTTTGGTTGAGTCGGGGCTTTACGAGAGTGCGGAAGAATCTGCCAAAAGGGAAGCAGTTCTTGCGCTACTTAAGCAG ATTGTGAAAGATTGGGTGAAAGAGCTTACTCGGTTGAGGGGATACACCGATCAAATGGTTGAAGATGCCAATGctgttatttttacttttggtTCTTATAGACTTGGT GTCCATGGCCCTGGTGCAGACATTGATACTTTGTGTATTGGACCATCCTATGTTAACCGGGAG GAAGACTTCTTTTTTGTACTTCATGACATTTTGGCTAAGATGGAAGAAGTTTCTGAACTTCATCCAGTACCCGATGCTCATGTCCCTGTTATGAAATTCAAGCTTGATGGAATATCAATTGATCTTTTGTATGCAAGTATTTCACTCTTGGTCATTCCAGat GATTTGGACATCTCAAACATCTCTGTGCTGTATGACATAGACGAACCAACTGTTCGTAGTCTTAATGGATGCCGGGTAGCTGATCAAATTCTCAAACTTGTTCCAAATGTCAAG AACTTCCGGATCACTCTGAAATGCCTAAAGTTCTGGGCTAAGAGACGTGGTGTTTATTCAAAT GTGATGGGTTTTCTTGGTGGTGTGAACTGGGCAATTCTCGTTGCTCGGTTATGCCAATTTTATCCAAAAGCAAATCCTAGCATGCTTGTTTCTCGTTTCTTCAGAGTGTATACGTTGTGGCGCTGGCCAAATCCTGTGATGCTTAGTGAAATTGAGGATAATGAACTTGGGTTTTCTGTGTGGGATCCTCGTAAGAATCCTTGGGATCGAAATCATCTCATGCCAATCATAACCCCTGCCTACCCATGCATGAACTCCAGTTACAATGTTTCATCCAGTACTCTTCGGGTTATGGCAGAACAGTTTCAGTTTGCCAAAGAGATCTGTGAG GATATTGAGCTGAATAAGCTGCAGTGGAATGCTTTATTTGaacattatttattctttGAGAGCTATAAAAATTATCTACAGGTCGACATCATTGCTTCTGATCTTGATGACTTGCGTTCTTGGAGAGGCTGGGTTGAATCCCGTCTGAGACAGCTAACTTTGATG ATAGAGCGGGATACGACTGGGAAGTTACAGTGTCATCCTTACCCGCATGATTATGTTGATTCCTCAAAGCAGTGTGCTCATTGTGTCTTTTTCATGGGCTTACAAAGGAAGCAAGGGGAGGTTATTCAGGAAGGCCAACAGTTTGACATCC AGGGCTACAAACGAAGTCGACATACGAGATCATTGAGTCAGCAACAAGTTGAAAAGAATTCTAGTGAAGGTAACGAGGGCTGCAGACCAGAATCTGCTGAGAGGATCCCAAAACGAAAGAAGGGCTGTGATGGATCAGAGGTGGACGGAAGTCCTGAGAAAAGACCCTCCATTAGTCCTCAGAGGCAGGTTTCAGTCTCGCCGGAATTTATTTGTTCGAGAGATTCATTGAGTGGCAGTTGCTCTCCACTGTTCGAAACAACAAAGGAGAAGCCATCGGTGATGGTAGAATCTCTCCTTGTGAATGAAATTGCCAAAGAAGTAGTTCCTGTTGTTACAGAGGATGTGCAAACCAGATCTAATGGAAATGACTTGCAGTTTGATGATTGTGATAAAGAGATGAATCCAAACCCAATACAGATGCAGTCAAACCAGGGGATGCATTGTACAGAATTTTCTGATGCTAGCTACATCCCAAGTTCTGGCTCTAGTAAATATTCGGTGGATAGATCGAGCGAAGATAATGCGCAGCTGCTTATGGATAATGGATGTGAGAATGGTGCTTCTATTCTTGGGGATGGACTACTGGAGAAGTTAGAG CCTAACGAAGCGCTTGCAATGGTTCTCAAATCTGGAGAGGGAGTTGGGTCCGAACCTGTTGAGAAGAACGTTGTGAGGCATGTTTATCACAATTTGAAAA CAACAGGCTGA
- the LOC125204336 gene encoding nuclear poly(A) polymerase 4-like isoform X5 encodes MVGSDSLSSLPSLSPPTAEKKQPPKQWGVTKPLSLAGPIDADIQRNKELEKFLVESGLYESAEESAKREAVLALLKQIVKDWVKELTRLRGYTDQMVEDANAVIFTFGSYRLGVHGPGADIDTLCIGPSYVNREEDFFFVLHDILAKMEEVSELHPVPDAHVPVMKFKLDGISIDLLYASISLLVIPDDLDISNISVLYDIDEPTVRSLNGCRVADQILKLVPNVKNFRITLKCLKFWAKRRGVYSNVMGFLGGVNWAILVARLCQFYPKANPSMLVSRFFRVYTLWRWPNPVMLSEIEDNELGFSVWDPRKNPWDRNHLMPIITPAYPCMNSSYNVSSSTLRVMAEQFQFAKEICEDIELNKLQWNALFEHYLFFESYKNYLQVDIIASDLDDLRSWRGWVESRLRQLTLMIERDTTGKLQCHPYPHDYVDSSKQCAHCVFFMGLQRKQGEVIQEGQQFDIRKTVDEFRHQINSYGYWKPGMDIYVSHVRRKQIPSYVFPEGYKRSRHTRSLSQQQVEKNSSEGNEGCRPESAERIPKRKKGCDGSEVDGSPEKRPSISPQRQVSVSPEFICSRDSLSGSCSPLFETTKEKPSVMFDDCDKEMNPNPIQMQSNQGMHCTEFSDASYIPSSGSSKYSVDRSSEDNAQLLMDNGCENGASILGDGLLEKLEPNEALAMVLKSGEGVGSEPVEKNVVRHVYHNLKTTG; translated from the exons ATGGTTGGATCGGATAGTTTGAGCTCATTGCCTTCTCTGTCGCCTCCGACGGCAGAGAAAAAGCAGCCGCCAAAGCAGTGGGGAGTGACCAAGCCCCTGTCGCTAGCTGGGCCGATTGATGCCGATATTCAGAGGaacaaggagttggagaag TTTTTGGTTGAGTCGGGGCTTTACGAGAGTGCGGAAGAATCTGCCAAAAGGGAAGCAGTTCTTGCGCTACTTAAGCAG ATTGTGAAAGATTGGGTGAAAGAGCTTACTCGGTTGAGGGGATACACCGATCAAATGGTTGAAGATGCCAATGctgttatttttacttttggtTCTTATAGACTTGGT GTCCATGGCCCTGGTGCAGACATTGATACTTTGTGTATTGGACCATCCTATGTTAACCGGGAG GAAGACTTCTTTTTTGTACTTCATGACATTTTGGCTAAGATGGAAGAAGTTTCTGAACTTCATCCAGTACCCGATGCTCATGTCCCTGTTATGAAATTCAAGCTTGATGGAATATCAATTGATCTTTTGTATGCAAGTATTTCACTCTTGGTCATTCCAGat GATTTGGACATCTCAAACATCTCTGTGCTGTATGACATAGACGAACCAACTGTTCGTAGTCTTAATGGATGCCGGGTAGCTGATCAAATTCTCAAACTTGTTCCAAATGTCAAG AACTTCCGGATCACTCTGAAATGCCTAAAGTTCTGGGCTAAGAGACGTGGTGTTTATTCAAAT GTGATGGGTTTTCTTGGTGGTGTGAACTGGGCAATTCTCGTTGCTCGGTTATGCCAATTTTATCCAAAAGCAAATCCTAGCATGCTTGTTTCTCGTTTCTTCAGAGTGTATACGTTGTGGCGCTGGCCAAATCCTGTGATGCTTAGTGAAATTGAGGATAATGAACTTGGGTTTTCTGTGTGGGATCCTCGTAAGAATCCTTGGGATCGAAATCATCTCATGCCAATCATAACCCCTGCCTACCCATGCATGAACTCCAGTTACAATGTTTCATCCAGTACTCTTCGGGTTATGGCAGAACAGTTTCAGTTTGCCAAAGAGATCTGTGAG GATATTGAGCTGAATAAGCTGCAGTGGAATGCTTTATTTGaacattatttattctttGAGAGCTATAAAAATTATCTACAGGTCGACATCATTGCTTCTGATCTTGATGACTTGCGTTCTTGGAGAGGCTGGGTTGAATCCCGTCTGAGACAGCTAACTTTGATG ATAGAGCGGGATACGACTGGGAAGTTACAGTGTCATCCTTACCCGCATGATTATGTTGATTCCTCAAAGCAGTGTGCTCATTGTGTCTTTTTCATGGGCTTACAAAGGAAGCAAGGGGAGGTTATTCAGGAAGGCCAACAGTTTGACATCCGTAAGACTGTTGATGAATTTAGACATCAAATAAACTCATACGGGTACTGGAAGCCTGGGATGGATATATATGTTTCTCATGTTCGTAGAAAGCAAATTCCTTCTTATGTGTTTCCAGAGGGCTACAAACGAAGTCGACATACGAGATCATTGAGTCAGCAACAAGTTGAAAAGAATTCTAGTGAAGGTAACGAGGGCTGCAGACCAGAATCTGCTGAGAGGATCCCAAAACGAAAGAAGGGCTGTGATGGATCAGAGGTGGACGGAAGTCCTGAGAAAAGACCCTCCATTAGTCCTCAGAGGCAGGTTTCAGTCTCGCCGGAATTTATTTGTTCGAGAGATTCATTGAGTGGCAGTTGCTCTCCACTGTTCGAAACAACAAAGGAGAAGCCATCGGTGATG TTTGATGATTGTGATAAAGAGATGAATCCAAACCCAATACAGATGCAGTCAAACCAGGGGATGCATTGTACAGAATTTTCTGATGCTAGCTACATCCCAAGTTCTGGCTCTAGTAAATATTCGGTGGATAGATCGAGCGAAGATAATGCGCAGCTGCTTATGGATAATGGATGTGAGAATGGTGCTTCTATTCTTGGGGATGGACTACTGGAGAAGTTAGAG CCTAACGAAGCGCTTGCAATGGTTCTCAAATCTGGAGAGGGAGTTGGGTCCGAACCTGTTGAGAAGAACGTTGTGAGGCATGTTTATCACAATTTGAAAA CAACAGGCTGA